In Edaphobacter dinghuensis, a genomic segment contains:
- a CDS encoding galactitol-1-phosphate 5-dehydrogenase, translated as MKALLLSEYKNLELQDLPAPVPGPDDVLVQVAACGICGSDVHGYDGSTGRRIPPIVMGHEAAGIVSAVGSAVSKFAKGDRVTFDSTVYCGACDFCQRGEVNLCDNRQVVGVSCGEFRRHGAFAEYVTVPERILYPLPSELSFAEAAMLEAVSVALHGVHVSEMKGGETALVIGAGMIGLLLLQAARAAGCSRVLIADVDATRLKLAADLGADKTLLLSGPELLDEIMRLTDGRGVDVVLEAVGRNETVSSAIDCVRKGGTVTLVGNITPQVTIHLQKVVSRQIRLQGSCASSGEYPEAMQLIAEGKIKVGPLITAVAPLTDGPEWFKRLYAREPNLMKIVLDPREGAAK; from the coding sequence ATGAAGGCTTTGCTGCTCTCCGAGTACAAAAATCTTGAACTTCAGGACCTGCCGGCACCTGTTCCCGGCCCCGACGATGTTCTTGTGCAGGTAGCTGCATGCGGCATCTGCGGCAGCGATGTGCATGGATACGACGGCTCTACCGGGCGACGGATTCCGCCGATCGTCATGGGCCACGAGGCAGCGGGCATCGTGTCTGCTGTGGGCTCTGCCGTCAGCAAGTTTGCCAAGGGCGACCGCGTCACCTTTGACTCGACCGTCTATTGCGGAGCGTGCGACTTCTGCCAGCGAGGCGAGGTAAATCTCTGCGATAACCGTCAGGTGGTGGGTGTCTCCTGCGGCGAGTTTCGTCGGCATGGCGCATTCGCGGAGTATGTCACGGTGCCTGAGCGGATTCTGTATCCGTTGCCCTCTGAGTTGTCGTTTGCTGAGGCGGCTATGCTTGAGGCTGTTTCCGTGGCGCTTCACGGAGTGCATGTCTCGGAGATGAAGGGCGGAGAGACGGCGCTGGTTATTGGGGCGGGAATGATTGGGCTGCTGCTGTTGCAGGCGGCTCGCGCGGCTGGTTGCTCTCGCGTCCTGATTGCGGATGTCGACGCCACTCGCCTGAAGCTTGCAGCCGATCTTGGCGCGGACAAGACGCTTCTGCTCTCCGGGCCTGAGTTGCTTGACGAGATTATGCGGCTAACCGATGGGCGCGGAGTTGATGTTGTGCTGGAGGCAGTGGGCCGCAATGAGACCGTCAGCTCCGCAATTGACTGTGTTCGCAAGGGTGGTACGGTGACACTCGTAGGAAATATCACGCCACAGGTCACTATCCACTTGCAGAAGGTTGTCTCGCGGCAGATACGCCTGCAAGGCTCGTGCGCGTCGTCGGGTGAATACCCGGAGGCGATGCAGTTAATTGCTGAAGGAAAGATCAAAGTTGGCCCACTGATTACTGCTGTTGCTCCCTTGACCGATGGCCCTGAATGGTTCAAACGCCTGTATGCGCGTGAACCGAACCTGATGAAGATTGTTCTTGATCCACGTGAAGGTGCAGCGAAATAA
- a CDS encoding glycosyl hydrolase: protein MTGSRHTVTRQLALALALAFTSLPLAAAYSQPAKSTRSVPERLGSVSSDSLVRGFQSPPAPARLRCYWWWLNGHTTKATITRDLTEMKKKGYGGVLLVDANGANQGGNDNVPPGPEFGSPAWKELYVHALRVANQLGLEVTLNITSGWNLGGPQVKPEDASKLLTWSRTTVRPDAAGIIRLDQPKEKNGFYRQISVLAYPLHKGAALASAPGDSRKPMTRLALKSAAAEDGFSMPDLSSLLTETAPTSSDQDADFAKVEVQDISDKVDADGTLHWAPPSDSPYSWEVLRIGYTDSDARVSTSSGAWQGLAIDYLDTTALDHYWDRAVLPLLTGAAAPYVGKSLKYVATDSWELGGTNWTGRFREEFRRRRGYDPVPYLPIVAGRIIGSRELSNRFLADLRRTVADLVNTHYDHMAERAKQFGLGIQCESGGPHSAPIDALETFQRSAVPQTEYWAMSPQHRSADTDRYFVKEAASAAHIYGRPFSAAEGMTSIGNQWNESIGMNLKPSFDQALTEGLNRLVWHAFTSSPPELGLPGQEYFAGTHLNPNVTWWRDAGPFFLYLNRSQFLMQQGNPVNDVLYYYGDNVPNFVRLKRDDPARVLPGYDYDVTSTDALLGRMLTGSGDLHTPEGIHYRALVLPHSRILPLAVLELAQHYVEGGGTLIGLRPLHSQGIVSESDAARFSAIADTLWTPCEQSAEHRSKTGKGQLFCTDNAHAAMQQLGVLPDFDAATPEQTASLDYVHRATAGADIYFIRNRQPKPLQATVTLRVGRKQPELFDAVTGETHPSLLFASTTDGRTAIPLSLRAYGSIFIVFRHSARDSIIRIQHNGTTVYDAAHASETALPFHLAAQEDGGGELLTTADPGSYEIAFADGKTKRLATDAAAAIAVRGPWTLSFPPDWGAPPQVKVDRLQSWTEFKDPGIRYFSGTATYRTTLHLSAAQLAATHTTWLNLGEVHEVASIRINGKPAGILWKQPFAIRVDTLLHAGDNVIEVDVTNLWPNRLIGDAQSSTGKHYTWTNIRKYTSDSPLLPSGLIGPVTLEPVYRLSLR from the coding sequence ATGACAGGTTCCCGGCATACCGTAACGCGACAGCTTGCACTTGCACTTGCACTTGCTTTTACCTCGCTGCCTCTCGCAGCGGCATACAGCCAGCCTGCGAAGAGTACCCGTAGTGTGCCGGAGAGACTCGGCAGTGTCTCAAGCGATTCATTGGTTCGCGGCTTTCAGAGCCCTCCCGCACCGGCGCGACTGCGCTGCTACTGGTGGTGGCTCAACGGCCACACGACGAAGGCAACCATCACACGCGATCTGACCGAGATGAAGAAAAAAGGTTATGGCGGAGTTTTGCTGGTCGATGCCAATGGAGCCAATCAAGGTGGCAATGACAATGTGCCTCCTGGTCCGGAGTTTGGCTCGCCCGCATGGAAGGAGTTGTATGTTCATGCTCTGCGCGTTGCGAACCAGCTTGGGCTGGAGGTAACGCTCAATATCACCAGCGGCTGGAACCTCGGAGGGCCGCAGGTGAAGCCGGAGGATGCATCAAAGCTTCTGACCTGGTCGCGAACGACGGTTCGCCCGGACGCAGCTGGAATTATTCGGCTAGATCAGCCTAAAGAGAAGAATGGCTTTTATCGTCAGATATCTGTACTTGCATATCCTCTGCACAAGGGAGCTGCGCTGGCCAGTGCGCCCGGAGATAGCCGCAAGCCGATGACTCGTCTTGCGCTGAAGTCAGCGGCTGCCGAAGATGGGTTTTCGATGCCTGATCTAAGCTCGCTGCTAACCGAGACTGCACCAACCAGCTCGGATCAGGATGCTGACTTCGCGAAAGTTGAGGTGCAGGATATCTCTGATAAGGTCGACGCCGACGGCACTCTGCACTGGGCTCCGCCTTCCGATAGCCCTTATAGCTGGGAGGTTCTACGCATTGGCTATACGGATTCGGACGCGCGTGTCTCCACATCGAGCGGCGCATGGCAGGGCCTTGCCATCGACTACCTCGATACCACGGCACTCGACCATTACTGGGACAGGGCTGTTCTTCCGCTGCTTACCGGTGCTGCTGCTCCCTATGTCGGGAAGAGTTTGAAATATGTGGCGACCGATAGCTGGGAGCTTGGCGGCACAAATTGGACAGGGCGGTTTCGCGAAGAGTTTCGCCGCCGCCGTGGGTATGATCCTGTGCCTTATCTTCCCATCGTTGCTGGACGCATCATCGGCAGCCGTGAGTTGAGCAACCGCTTTCTCGCCGACCTTCGCCGCACCGTAGCCGATCTGGTGAACACGCATTATGACCATATGGCTGAACGTGCCAAACAGTTTGGCCTCGGCATTCAATGCGAGTCCGGCGGACCGCACAGCGCGCCCATTGATGCGCTCGAGACCTTTCAGCGAAGCGCCGTTCCGCAGACGGAGTACTGGGCGATGTCGCCCCAGCACCGGTCGGCTGATACGGACCGCTACTTCGTCAAGGAGGCGGCCAGCGCCGCGCATATCTATGGGCGACCCTTTTCTGCCGCCGAAGGAATGACCTCGATCGGCAACCAGTGGAACGAGTCGATCGGGATGAACCTGAAGCCTTCGTTCGATCAGGCGCTAACCGAAGGGCTGAATCGCCTGGTGTGGCATGCATTCACCTCGTCGCCTCCTGAACTTGGACTGCCCGGGCAGGAGTACTTTGCCGGAACGCACCTCAATCCTAACGTTACCTGGTGGCGCGACGCCGGGCCATTCTTCCTTTATCTCAATCGCTCGCAGTTCCTGATGCAACAGGGTAATCCCGTCAATGATGTCCTCTACTATTACGGCGACAATGTTCCCAACTTTGTTCGCTTGAAGCGTGATGATCCAGCCAGAGTGCTGCCGGGTTATGACTACGACGTCACCAGCACGGATGCGCTGCTTGGACGCATGCTGACCGGCTCGGGCGATCTGCACACGCCGGAGGGCATCCACTATCGCGCACTAGTTCTGCCACACTCGCGCATCCTTCCACTGGCAGTGCTCGAACTGGCACAGCACTACGTTGAAGGTGGAGGGACTTTGATTGGCCTGCGCCCTCTGCACAGCCAGGGCATCGTCTCAGAGTCGGACGCAGCACGGTTCTCTGCAATTGCCGATACGCTCTGGACGCCGTGCGAGCAGAGTGCAGAGCATCGCAGCAAAACCGGTAAGGGACAGCTCTTTTGTACCGACAATGCTCATGCGGCCATGCAGCAACTTGGCGTGCTGCCCGACTTTGATGCAGCTACTCCAGAGCAGACCGCGTCGCTCGATTATGTGCATCGCGCTACTGCCGGTGCCGACATCTACTTCATCCGCAACCGTCAGCCCAAGCCGTTACAGGCAACCGTTACTTTGCGCGTAGGCAGGAAGCAGCCGGAGTTGTTCGATGCAGTCACCGGCGAGACGCATCCTAGTCTGCTCTTCGCGTCGACGACCGATGGCAGAACGGCTATACCGCTCTCGTTGCGAGCCTACGGCTCCATCTTCATCGTCTTCCGCCATTCGGCTCGAGACAGCATCATTCGCATTCAACATAACGGCACTACGGTTTACGATGCGGCCCATGCCAGCGAGACTGCGCTTCCCTTCCACCTCGCGGCACAAGAGGATGGAGGCGGCGAGCTTCTTACAACGGCTGATCCCGGCAGCTACGAGATTGCCTTTGCCGATGGTAAGACGAAACGGCTCGCCACGGATGCAGCAGCAGCGATCGCTGTGCGTGGACCATGGACGCTGAGTTTTCCGCCTGACTGGGGTGCGCCACCGCAGGTGAAGGTCGACCGCCTTCAGTCTTGGACTGAGTTCAAGGATCCCGGCATTCGCTATTTTTCGGGCACAGCCACTTATCGCACGACGCTTCATCTGAGCGCCGCTCAGCTCGCCGCCACCCACACTACATGGCTTAATCTGGGCGAGGTACATGAAGTCGCTTCGATCCGCATTAACGGCAAGCCTGCGGGAATACTCTGGAAACAGCCGTTTGCGATACGCGTCGATACCCTGCTGCACGCAGGAGACAACGTCATCGAAGTTGATGTCACTAATCTCTGGCCCAACCGGTTGATCGGCGATGCACAATCCAGCACGGGCAAGCATTACACATGGACGAATATCCGCAAGTACACCAGCGACTCGCCGCTGCTACCCTCCGGTCTTATTGGGCCAGTCACTCTGGAGCCGGTGTATCGGCTCTCGCTCAGGTAG
- a CDS encoding AraC family ligand binding domain-containing protein, with protein sequence MDKITNKLAECQIVYIFEGAGTLETDKLTIRVHAGDAMLLSPNQWHRYKPDDATGWHEYWVGFSGESIKRIFSAGFFSRKSPVTHIREEKIMLTTFGHLFQNAKENTPALQQVMLAAPAFFFRSSAPQGSHSLLPRRAPARWSNACAR encoded by the coding sequence TTGGACAAAATAACCAACAAGCTGGCGGAGTGCCAAATCGTCTATATCTTTGAAGGTGCTGGCACGCTCGAGACGGACAAACTGACCATCCGTGTCCATGCTGGCGATGCCATGCTGCTCTCGCCCAATCAATGGCACCGCTACAAGCCCGACGACGCAACAGGATGGCACGAGTACTGGGTTGGATTTTCCGGTGAATCGATCAAGCGAATCTTCAGCGCGGGTTTCTTTTCAAGAAAAAGTCCTGTCACCCACATTCGTGAAGAAAAGATCATGCTGACGACCTTTGGCCATCTCTTCCAGAACGCGAAGGAAAATACTCCGGCATTGCAGCAGGTCATGCTGGCCGCACCAGCGTTCTTCTTTCGCTCGTCTGCTCCTCAGGGCAGCCACTCTCTGCTGCCACGCAGGGCACCAGCCAGATGGTCGAACGCGTGCGCGCGATGA
- a CDS encoding helix-turn-helix transcriptional regulator yields the protein MVERVRAMMTAEETRDKPLEGFAKDLKISYSTFRRTFREHTGMSPHQYRLHLKVSSARELLRSTTLTVKEISYRCGFEDEQYFCRIFKRQTGNTPGQFRGR from the coding sequence ATGGTCGAACGCGTGCGCGCGATGATGACAGCGGAAGAGACGCGAGACAAGCCGCTCGAAGGCTTCGCGAAAGATCTGAAGATCAGTTACTCCACCTTTCGCCGAACGTTCCGCGAGCATACGGGCATGAGCCCGCACCAATATCGCCTGCATCTCAAGGTCAGCTCTGCCCGCGAGCTTCTGCGCAGCACGACCCTCACCGTCAAGGAGATCAGCTATCGCTGCGGTTTCGAAGACGAGCAATACTTCTGCCGCATCTTCAAGCGTCAGACCGGCAATACCCCAGGCCAGTTTCGCGGGCGGTAA
- a CDS encoding replication-associated recombination protein A, translated as MSLFDASPISAAASHGRQAPLAERMRPQTLDEYVGQEHLLGPGKPLRLAIEADDATSMIFWGPPGTGKTTLAKIIAHMTSASFIEFSAVLSGIKEIKQVMAEAEKAAGYGSRTILFVDEIHRFNKAQQDAFLPYVERGTIRLIGATTENPSFEIIAALLSRCRVYTLQALTEAQIVALLQRALSDDKRGLGGSGLTADEDALATIASYSSGDARNALNALDVAAKLAEGRKQHAITKAIASEAMQRRVLLYDKKGEQHYDIISALHKSVRNSDPDAALYWLGRMLEAGEDPMYCARRIVRMAVEDIGLAAPEALNLCLSAKDAMHFLGQPEGGLALAQAVVYLALAPKSNAVYVAYGAVKADIEATAAEPVPLHLRNAPTKLMKELDYGRDYQYAHDVEGRVADMECLPPSLTGRRYYQPTNEGREKLLAQRMDEIARIKAAKRK; from the coding sequence ATGAGTTTGTTCGATGCTTCGCCTATCTCCGCTGCGGCATCGCATGGACGACAGGCTCCGCTGGCGGAGAGGATGCGTCCGCAGACGCTGGATGAGTATGTCGGGCAGGAGCATCTGCTGGGACCGGGCAAGCCGTTGCGGCTGGCGATTGAAGCCGACGATGCTACGTCGATGATCTTCTGGGGGCCTCCGGGGACGGGCAAGACCACGCTGGCGAAGATCATTGCGCATATGACTTCGGCTAGCTTCATTGAGTTTTCGGCGGTGCTGTCGGGGATCAAAGAGATTAAGCAGGTGATGGCAGAGGCGGAGAAGGCTGCGGGTTATGGGTCGCGCACTATTTTGTTCGTCGATGAGATTCATCGCTTCAATAAGGCGCAGCAGGATGCTTTTCTGCCTTATGTGGAGCGCGGAACGATTCGACTGATCGGCGCGACAACGGAGAATCCTTCGTTTGAGATTATTGCCGCGCTGCTGTCGAGGTGCCGCGTCTACACGCTGCAGGCGCTGACCGAAGCGCAGATCGTCGCTCTGCTTCAGCGGGCACTGAGCGATGACAAGCGTGGGCTTGGTGGCTCTGGACTGACGGCGGATGAAGATGCGCTGGCGACGATTGCCTCTTATTCGAGCGGCGATGCGCGCAATGCGCTGAATGCGCTGGACGTGGCGGCAAAACTTGCAGAGGGGCGCAAGCAGCACGCGATCACGAAGGCGATTGCTTCGGAGGCGATGCAGCGGCGGGTGCTGCTGTATGACAAGAAGGGCGAGCAGCACTATGACATCATCTCGGCACTGCACAAGAGCGTGCGTAACTCCGATCCGGACGCCGCGCTTTACTGGCTGGGACGAATGCTCGAAGCGGGCGAAGACCCGATGTACTGTGCACGACGCATTGTGCGCATGGCGGTTGAAGACATTGGGCTGGCCGCTCCCGAGGCGCTGAACCTTTGCCTCTCTGCGAAAGATGCCATGCACTTTTTAGGACAGCCGGAGGGCGGGCTGGCGCTCGCGCAGGCTGTGGTGTACCTGGCGCTGGCTCCTAAGTCGAATGCAGTGTATGTAGCCTATGGCGCAGTGAAGGCCGACATCGAAGCGACTGCGGCAGAGCCGGTGCCGCTGCACCTGAGAAATGCTCCTACGAAACTGATGAAGGAACTCGACTATGGCAGGGACTATCAGTATGCGCACGATGTTGAGGGGCGCGTTGCTGATATGGAGTGCCTGCCTCCAAGCCTTACCGGACGACGATACTACCAGCCGACGAATGAAGGTCGAGAGAAGCTGCTGGCGCAGCGCATGGACGAGATTGCGCGGATCAAAGCGGCGAAGAGAAAATAG
- a CDS encoding TrmH family RNA methyltransferase, translated as MPFFEKNATVSVVSSRANGRVKQLRAAFAGQARLSEGMVAIEGDHLLDEALRSGMVLKTVFVSERREVPKSVPRGVEVLRLTDEVFASAVETRSPQGVAALMVPPVAAMDDVLRGTPLILIAAGLQDPGNLGTLVRSAEAFGATGVVVTPGTVSAWNQKALRASVGSVFRMPVVSATAEEIAGLKARGVRLLATVGFEDGETVAAQEMDFSTACALMIGNEGAGLAAEWMEMADARVTIPCPGPVESLNAAIAGSLLLYEASRQRSGR; from the coding sequence ATGCCCTTCTTCGAAAAAAACGCTACGGTCTCCGTCGTCTCCAGCCGCGCTAATGGCCGCGTCAAGCAGCTGCGTGCGGCGTTTGCCGGGCAGGCGCGACTGAGCGAAGGCATGGTGGCCATTGAGGGCGACCATCTGCTGGACGAGGCTCTACGTAGCGGCATGGTGTTGAAGACGGTATTTGTGAGCGAGCGCCGCGAGGTGCCGAAGAGTGTTCCGCGCGGCGTCGAGGTGTTGCGGTTGACGGACGAGGTCTTCGCGAGTGCGGTGGAGACGCGGTCTCCGCAGGGAGTGGCTGCGCTGATGGTGCCGCCGGTTGCGGCGATGGATGATGTGCTGCGAGGGACGCCGCTGATTCTGATTGCGGCAGGATTGCAGGACCCGGGAAATCTGGGGACGCTGGTTCGTTCGGCGGAGGCTTTTGGAGCGACGGGTGTGGTGGTGACTCCGGGGACAGTGAGCGCGTGGAACCAGAAGGCGTTGCGGGCGAGCGTGGGCAGCGTGTTTCGGATGCCGGTGGTTTCGGCGACGGCGGAAGAGATTGCCGGGTTGAAGGCGCGGGGTGTGAGGCTGCTGGCGACGGTGGGCTTCGAGGACGGCGAGACGGTTGCGGCACAGGAGATGGATTTTTCTACGGCGTGTGCGTTGATGATTGGTAACGAGGGCGCGGGGTTGGCGGCGGAGTGGATGGAGATGGCCGATGCGCGGGTAACGATTCCCTGCCCCGGGCCGGTAGAGAGTTTGAATGCGGCGATTGCGGGATCGCTGCTGCTGTATGAGGCTTCGCGGCAGAGGAGCGGACGATGA